A single region of the Triticum dicoccoides isolate Atlit2015 ecotype Zavitan chromosome 2B, WEW_v2.0, whole genome shotgun sequence genome encodes:
- the LOC119364155 gene encoding sucrose nonfermenting 4-like protein isoform X7: protein MVHRRFSWPFGGQRASFCGSFTGWRECPMGLVGTEFQVVFDLPPGLYQIAILDARLPVKQAFHIMHDEGLALVPLWDDGQGTVTGMLTASDFVLILRKLQRNIRVLGHEELEMHSVSAWKEAKLQYYGGADVAGMQRRPLVHVKDSDNLRDVALTIIQNEISSVPIFKSSTDISGIPLLNLATLPGILKFLCSKLQEQPEGYPILRNQISSIPIGTWSQHTGRASTRQLRTSGLSAPLITCLDFLLEDRISSIPIVADNGSLVDVYSLSDIMALAKNDVYACIELEQLTVENALELQYQVNGRRQCHTCLSTSTLLEVLDQLSVPGVRRLVVIEPMTRFVQGIISLRDAITFLLG from the exons ATGGTGCACCGCCGCTTCTCCTGGCCCTTCGGCGGCCAGCGCGCCTCCTTCTGTGGCAGCTTCACCGG ctGGAGGGAGTGCCCCATGGGGCTCGTTGGGACTGAGTTCCAGGTGGTGTTCGATCTCCCACCAGGGCTTTATCAG ATAGCAATTTTGGATGCTCGGCTTCCTGTCAAACAAGCATTTCATATTATGCATGATGAG GGCCTTGCTTTGGTTCCTCTTTGGGATGATGGCCAAGGAACCGTAACAGGCATGCTAACTGCTTCTGATTTTGTATTAATTTTGAGAAAG TTGCAGAGGAACATTCGAGTTCTGGGCCATGAAGAGCTTGAAATGCATTCAGTTTCTGCTTGGAAAGAAGCAAAACTGCAGTATTATGGAGGGGCTGATGTCGCAGGCATGCAAAGAAGGCCATTAGTTCAT GTTAAGGATTCGGATAATTTAAGGGATGTGGCACTGACTATAATACAAAATGAAATATCTTCAGTCCCTATCTTTAAGTCCTCAACGGATATATCAGGGATACCGTTACTTAATCTTGCAACTCTTCCAGGGATTTTGAAAT ttctttgctcaaagctccaagAACAACCAGAAGGTTATCCCATTTTGCGAAATCAGATTTCCAGTATTCCTATTGGTACATGGTCGCAGCATACTGGAAGGGCAAGTACTAGACAGCTTAGAACATCGGGGCTGAGTGCTCCTCTAATTACTTGCCTGGATTTTCTTCTGGAAG ATAGAATAAGCTCAATTCCTATAGTTGCTGATAATGGATCCCTTGTTGATGTCTACTCACTCAG TGATATCATGGCTCTGGCGAAGAATGATGTTTACGCTTGCATTGAACTTGAGCAATTGACCGTGGAGAAT GCTTTGGAGCTGCAATATCAGGTGAATGGGCGGAGACAGTGTCATACCTGTTTGAGCACGAGTACGTTGCTCGAGGTGTTGGATCAATTGTCTGTTCCAG GGGTGCGGCGGCTTGTCGTTATTGAACCGATGACTAGATTTGTGCAAGGAATTATCTCATTGAGAGACGCAATAACATTTCTCCTTGGATAA
- the LOC119364155 gene encoding sucrose nonfermenting 4-like protein isoform X3, giving the protein MVHRRFSWPFGGQRASFCGSFTGWRECPMGLVGTEFQVVFDLPPGLYQYRFLVDGVWRCDDTKPVVRDEYGLISNEMLVTLVENNTHPAVQLEQSPVRRMNLDEGTILTTMPPEPPSRNSGMQIAVFRHRVSEILLHNTIYDVVPVSSKIAILDARLPVKQAFHIMHDEGLALVPLWDDGQGTVTGMLTASDFVLILRKLQRNIRVLGHEELEMHSVSAWKEAKLQYYGGADVAGMQRRPLVHVKDSDNLRDVALTIIQNEISSVPIFKSSTDISGIPLLNLATLPGILKFLCSKLQEQPEGYPILRNQISSIPIGTWSQHTGRASTRQLRTSGLSAPLITCLDFLLEDRISSIPIVADNGSLVDVYSLSDIMALAKNDVYACIELEQLTVENALELQYQVNGRRQCHTCLSTSTLLEVLDQLSVPGVRRLVVIEPMTRFVQGIISLRDAITFLLG; this is encoded by the exons ATGGTGCACCGCCGCTTCTCCTGGCCCTTCGGCGGCCAGCGCGCCTCCTTCTGTGGCAGCTTCACCGG ctGGAGGGAGTGCCCCATGGGGCTCGTTGGGACTGAGTTCCAGGTGGTGTTCGATCTCCCACCAGGGCTTTATCAG TACCGCTTTTTGGTGGATGGTGTCTGGAGATGTGATGACACAAAACCTGTTGTACGTGATGAATATGGCCTGATCAGCAATGAAATGCTTGTCACACTTGTGGAGAATAATACACACCCGGCTGTACAGCTAGAGCAATCACCCGTTAGAAGAATGAATTTGGATGAGGGTACTATCTTGACAACA ATGCCACCAGAACCACCATCTCGAAACTCGGGCATGCAGATTGCAGTTTTCCGCCATCGGGTCTCTGAAATACTATTACATAATACCATATATGATGTTGTTCCTGTTTCTAGCAAG ATAGCAATTTTGGATGCTCGGCTTCCTGTCAAACAAGCATTTCATATTATGCATGATGAG GGCCTTGCTTTGGTTCCTCTTTGGGATGATGGCCAAGGAACCGTAACAGGCATGCTAACTGCTTCTGATTTTGTATTAATTTTGAGAAAG TTGCAGAGGAACATTCGAGTTCTGGGCCATGAAGAGCTTGAAATGCATTCAGTTTCTGCTTGGAAAGAAGCAAAACTGCAGTATTATGGAGGGGCTGATGTCGCAGGCATGCAAAGAAGGCCATTAGTTCAT GTTAAGGATTCGGATAATTTAAGGGATGTGGCACTGACTATAATACAAAATGAAATATCTTCAGTCCCTATCTTTAAGTCCTCAACGGATATATCAGGGATACCGTTACTTAATCTTGCAACTCTTCCAGGGATTTTGAAAT ttctttgctcaaagctccaagAACAACCAGAAGGTTATCCCATTTTGCGAAATCAGATTTCCAGTATTCCTATTGGTACATGGTCGCAGCATACTGGAAGGGCAAGTACTAGACAGCTTAGAACATCGGGGCTGAGTGCTCCTCTAATTACTTGCCTGGATTTTCTTCTGGAAG ATAGAATAAGCTCAATTCCTATAGTTGCTGATAATGGATCCCTTGTTGATGTCTACTCACTCAG TGATATCATGGCTCTGGCGAAGAATGATGTTTACGCTTGCATTGAACTTGAGCAATTGACCGTGGAGAAT GCTTTGGAGCTGCAATATCAGGTGAATGGGCGGAGACAGTGTCATACCTGTTTGAGCACGAGTACGTTGCTCGAGGTGTTGGATCAATTGTCTGTTCCAG GGGTGCGGCGGCTTGTCGTTATTGAACCGATGACTAGATTTGTGCAAGGAATTATCTCATTGAGAGACGCAATAACATTTCTCCTTGGATAA
- the LOC119364155 gene encoding sucrose nonfermenting 4-like protein isoform X1, giving the protein MVHRRFSWPFGGQRASFCGSFTGWRECPMGLVGTEFQVVFDLPPGLYQMWSFGSIQYRFLVDGVWRCDDTKPVVRDEYGLISNEMLVTLVENNTHPAVQLEQSPVRRMNLDEGTILTTMPPEPPSRNSGMQIAVFRHRVSEILLHNTIYDVVPVSSKIAILDARLPVKQAFHIMHDEGLALVPLWDDGQGTVTGMLTASDFVLILRKLQRNIRVLGHEELEMHSVSAWKEAKLQYYGGADVAGMQRRPLVHVKDSDNLRDVALTIIQNEISSVPIFKSSTDISGIPLLNLATLPGILKFLCSKLQEQPEGYPILRNQISSIPIGTWSQHTGRASTRQLRTSGLSAPLITCLDFLLEDRISSIPIVADNGSLVDVYSLSDIMALAKNDVYACIELEQLTVENALELQYQVNGRRQCHTCLSTSTLLEVLDQLSVPGVRRLVVIEPMTRFVQGIISLRDAITFLLG; this is encoded by the exons ATGGTGCACCGCCGCTTCTCCTGGCCCTTCGGCGGCCAGCGCGCCTCCTTCTGTGGCAGCTTCACCGG ctGGAGGGAGTGCCCCATGGGGCTCGTTGGGACTGAGTTCCAGGTGGTGTTCGATCTCCCACCAGGGCTTTATCAG ATGTGGTCTTTTGGTTCAATTCAGTACCGCTTTTTGGTGGATGGTGTCTGGAGATGTGATGACACAAAACCTGTTGTACGTGATGAATATGGCCTGATCAGCAATGAAATGCTTGTCACACTTGTGGAGAATAATACACACCCGGCTGTACAGCTAGAGCAATCACCCGTTAGAAGAATGAATTTGGATGAGGGTACTATCTTGACAACA ATGCCACCAGAACCACCATCTCGAAACTCGGGCATGCAGATTGCAGTTTTCCGCCATCGGGTCTCTGAAATACTATTACATAATACCATATATGATGTTGTTCCTGTTTCTAGCAAG ATAGCAATTTTGGATGCTCGGCTTCCTGTCAAACAAGCATTTCATATTATGCATGATGAG GGCCTTGCTTTGGTTCCTCTTTGGGATGATGGCCAAGGAACCGTAACAGGCATGCTAACTGCTTCTGATTTTGTATTAATTTTGAGAAAG TTGCAGAGGAACATTCGAGTTCTGGGCCATGAAGAGCTTGAAATGCATTCAGTTTCTGCTTGGAAAGAAGCAAAACTGCAGTATTATGGAGGGGCTGATGTCGCAGGCATGCAAAGAAGGCCATTAGTTCAT GTTAAGGATTCGGATAATTTAAGGGATGTGGCACTGACTATAATACAAAATGAAATATCTTCAGTCCCTATCTTTAAGTCCTCAACGGATATATCAGGGATACCGTTACTTAATCTTGCAACTCTTCCAGGGATTTTGAAAT ttctttgctcaaagctccaagAACAACCAGAAGGTTATCCCATTTTGCGAAATCAGATTTCCAGTATTCCTATTGGTACATGGTCGCAGCATACTGGAAGGGCAAGTACTAGACAGCTTAGAACATCGGGGCTGAGTGCTCCTCTAATTACTTGCCTGGATTTTCTTCTGGAAG ATAGAATAAGCTCAATTCCTATAGTTGCTGATAATGGATCCCTTGTTGATGTCTACTCACTCAG TGATATCATGGCTCTGGCGAAGAATGATGTTTACGCTTGCATTGAACTTGAGCAATTGACCGTGGAGAAT GCTTTGGAGCTGCAATATCAGGTGAATGGGCGGAGACAGTGTCATACCTGTTTGAGCACGAGTACGTTGCTCGAGGTGTTGGATCAATTGTCTGTTCCAG GGGTGCGGCGGCTTGTCGTTATTGAACCGATGACTAGATTTGTGCAAGGAATTATCTCATTGAGAGACGCAATAACATTTCTCCTTGGATAA
- the LOC119364155 gene encoding sucrose nonfermenting 4-like protein isoform X2, whose translation MVHRRFSWPFGGQRASFCGSFTGWRECPMGLVGTEFQVVFDLPPGLYQMWSFGSIQYRFLVDGVWRCDDTKPVVRDEYGLISNEMLVTLVENNTHPAVQLEQSPVRRMNLDEGTILTTMPPEPPSRNSGMQIAVFRHRVSEILLHNTIYDVVPVSSKIAILDARLPVKQAFHIMHDEGLALVPLWDDGQGTVTGMLTASDFVLILRKRNIRVLGHEELEMHSVSAWKEAKLQYYGGADVAGMQRRPLVHVKDSDNLRDVALTIIQNEISSVPIFKSSTDISGIPLLNLATLPGILKFLCSKLQEQPEGYPILRNQISSIPIGTWSQHTGRASTRQLRTSGLSAPLITCLDFLLEDRISSIPIVADNGSLVDVYSLSDIMALAKNDVYACIELEQLTVENALELQYQVNGRRQCHTCLSTSTLLEVLDQLSVPGVRRLVVIEPMTRFVQGIISLRDAITFLLG comes from the exons ATGGTGCACCGCCGCTTCTCCTGGCCCTTCGGCGGCCAGCGCGCCTCCTTCTGTGGCAGCTTCACCGG ctGGAGGGAGTGCCCCATGGGGCTCGTTGGGACTGAGTTCCAGGTGGTGTTCGATCTCCCACCAGGGCTTTATCAG ATGTGGTCTTTTGGTTCAATTCAGTACCGCTTTTTGGTGGATGGTGTCTGGAGATGTGATGACACAAAACCTGTTGTACGTGATGAATATGGCCTGATCAGCAATGAAATGCTTGTCACACTTGTGGAGAATAATACACACCCGGCTGTACAGCTAGAGCAATCACCCGTTAGAAGAATGAATTTGGATGAGGGTACTATCTTGACAACA ATGCCACCAGAACCACCATCTCGAAACTCGGGCATGCAGATTGCAGTTTTCCGCCATCGGGTCTCTGAAATACTATTACATAATACCATATATGATGTTGTTCCTGTTTCTAGCAAG ATAGCAATTTTGGATGCTCGGCTTCCTGTCAAACAAGCATTTCATATTATGCATGATGAG GGCCTTGCTTTGGTTCCTCTTTGGGATGATGGCCAAGGAACCGTAACAGGCATGCTAACTGCTTCTGATTTTGTATTAATTTTGAGAAAG AGGAACATTCGAGTTCTGGGCCATGAAGAGCTTGAAATGCATTCAGTTTCTGCTTGGAAAGAAGCAAAACTGCAGTATTATGGAGGGGCTGATGTCGCAGGCATGCAAAGAAGGCCATTAGTTCAT GTTAAGGATTCGGATAATTTAAGGGATGTGGCACTGACTATAATACAAAATGAAATATCTTCAGTCCCTATCTTTAAGTCCTCAACGGATATATCAGGGATACCGTTACTTAATCTTGCAACTCTTCCAGGGATTTTGAAAT ttctttgctcaaagctccaagAACAACCAGAAGGTTATCCCATTTTGCGAAATCAGATTTCCAGTATTCCTATTGGTACATGGTCGCAGCATACTGGAAGGGCAAGTACTAGACAGCTTAGAACATCGGGGCTGAGTGCTCCTCTAATTACTTGCCTGGATTTTCTTCTGGAAG ATAGAATAAGCTCAATTCCTATAGTTGCTGATAATGGATCCCTTGTTGATGTCTACTCACTCAG TGATATCATGGCTCTGGCGAAGAATGATGTTTACGCTTGCATTGAACTTGAGCAATTGACCGTGGAGAAT GCTTTGGAGCTGCAATATCAGGTGAATGGGCGGAGACAGTGTCATACCTGTTTGAGCACGAGTACGTTGCTCGAGGTGTTGGATCAATTGTCTGTTCCAG GGGTGCGGCGGCTTGTCGTTATTGAACCGATGACTAGATTTGTGCAAGGAATTATCTCATTGAGAGACGCAATAACATTTCTCCTTGGATAA
- the LOC119364155 gene encoding sucrose nonfermenting 4-like protein isoform X6 — MVHRRFSWPFGGQRASFCGSFTGWRECPMGLVGTEFQVVFDLPPGLYQMPPEPPSRNSGMQIAVFRHRVSEILLHNTIYDVVPVSSKIAILDARLPVKQAFHIMHDEGLALVPLWDDGQGTVTGMLTASDFVLILRKLQRNIRVLGHEELEMHSVSAWKEAKLQYYGGADVAGMQRRPLVHVKDSDNLRDVALTIIQNEISSVPIFKSSTDISGIPLLNLATLPGILKFLCSKLQEQPEGYPILRNQISSIPIGTWSQHTGRASTRQLRTSGLSAPLITCLDFLLEDRISSIPIVADNGSLVDVYSLSDIMALAKNDVYACIELEQLTVENALELQYQVNGRRQCHTCLSTSTLLEVLDQLSVPGVRRLVVIEPMTRFVQGIISLRDAITFLLG, encoded by the exons ATGGTGCACCGCCGCTTCTCCTGGCCCTTCGGCGGCCAGCGCGCCTCCTTCTGTGGCAGCTTCACCGG ctGGAGGGAGTGCCCCATGGGGCTCGTTGGGACTGAGTTCCAGGTGGTGTTCGATCTCCCACCAGGGCTTTATCAG ATGCCACCAGAACCACCATCTCGAAACTCGGGCATGCAGATTGCAGTTTTCCGCCATCGGGTCTCTGAAATACTATTACATAATACCATATATGATGTTGTTCCTGTTTCTAGCAAG ATAGCAATTTTGGATGCTCGGCTTCCTGTCAAACAAGCATTTCATATTATGCATGATGAG GGCCTTGCTTTGGTTCCTCTTTGGGATGATGGCCAAGGAACCGTAACAGGCATGCTAACTGCTTCTGATTTTGTATTAATTTTGAGAAAG TTGCAGAGGAACATTCGAGTTCTGGGCCATGAAGAGCTTGAAATGCATTCAGTTTCTGCTTGGAAAGAAGCAAAACTGCAGTATTATGGAGGGGCTGATGTCGCAGGCATGCAAAGAAGGCCATTAGTTCAT GTTAAGGATTCGGATAATTTAAGGGATGTGGCACTGACTATAATACAAAATGAAATATCTTCAGTCCCTATCTTTAAGTCCTCAACGGATATATCAGGGATACCGTTACTTAATCTTGCAACTCTTCCAGGGATTTTGAAAT ttctttgctcaaagctccaagAACAACCAGAAGGTTATCCCATTTTGCGAAATCAGATTTCCAGTATTCCTATTGGTACATGGTCGCAGCATACTGGAAGGGCAAGTACTAGACAGCTTAGAACATCGGGGCTGAGTGCTCCTCTAATTACTTGCCTGGATTTTCTTCTGGAAG ATAGAATAAGCTCAATTCCTATAGTTGCTGATAATGGATCCCTTGTTGATGTCTACTCACTCAG TGATATCATGGCTCTGGCGAAGAATGATGTTTACGCTTGCATTGAACTTGAGCAATTGACCGTGGAGAAT GCTTTGGAGCTGCAATATCAGGTGAATGGGCGGAGACAGTGTCATACCTGTTTGAGCACGAGTACGTTGCTCGAGGTGTTGGATCAATTGTCTGTTCCAG GGGTGCGGCGGCTTGTCGTTATTGAACCGATGACTAGATTTGTGCAAGGAATTATCTCATTGAGAGACGCAATAACATTTCTCCTTGGATAA
- the LOC119364155 gene encoding sucrose nonfermenting 4-like protein isoform X5, protein MWSFGSIQYRFLVDGVWRCDDTKPVVRDEYGLISNEMLVTLVENNTHPAVQLEQSPVRRMNLDEGTILTTMPPEPPSRNSGMQIAVFRHRVSEILLHNTIYDVVPVSSKIAILDARLPVKQAFHIMHDEGLALVPLWDDGQGTVTGMLTASDFVLILRKLQRNIRVLGHEELEMHSVSAWKEAKLQYYGGADVAGMQRRPLVHVKDSDNLRDVALTIIQNEISSVPIFKSSTDISGIPLLNLATLPGILKFLCSKLQEQPEGYPILRNQISSIPIGTWSQHTGRASTRQLRTSGLSAPLITCLDFLLEDRISSIPIVADNGSLVDVYSLSDIMALAKNDVYACIELEQLTVENALELQYQVNGRRQCHTCLSTSTLLEVLDQLSVPGVRRLVVIEPMTRFVQGIISLRDAITFLLG, encoded by the exons ATGTGGTCTTTTGGTTCAATTCAGTACCGCTTTTTGGTGGATGGTGTCTGGAGATGTGATGACACAAAACCTGTTGTACGTGATGAATATGGCCTGATCAGCAATGAAATGCTTGTCACACTTGTGGAGAATAATACACACCCGGCTGTACAGCTAGAGCAATCACCCGTTAGAAGAATGAATTTGGATGAGGGTACTATCTTGACAACA ATGCCACCAGAACCACCATCTCGAAACTCGGGCATGCAGATTGCAGTTTTCCGCCATCGGGTCTCTGAAATACTATTACATAATACCATATATGATGTTGTTCCTGTTTCTAGCAAG ATAGCAATTTTGGATGCTCGGCTTCCTGTCAAACAAGCATTTCATATTATGCATGATGAG GGCCTTGCTTTGGTTCCTCTTTGGGATGATGGCCAAGGAACCGTAACAGGCATGCTAACTGCTTCTGATTTTGTATTAATTTTGAGAAAG TTGCAGAGGAACATTCGAGTTCTGGGCCATGAAGAGCTTGAAATGCATTCAGTTTCTGCTTGGAAAGAAGCAAAACTGCAGTATTATGGAGGGGCTGATGTCGCAGGCATGCAAAGAAGGCCATTAGTTCAT GTTAAGGATTCGGATAATTTAAGGGATGTGGCACTGACTATAATACAAAATGAAATATCTTCAGTCCCTATCTTTAAGTCCTCAACGGATATATCAGGGATACCGTTACTTAATCTTGCAACTCTTCCAGGGATTTTGAAAT ttctttgctcaaagctccaagAACAACCAGAAGGTTATCCCATTTTGCGAAATCAGATTTCCAGTATTCCTATTGGTACATGGTCGCAGCATACTGGAAGGGCAAGTACTAGACAGCTTAGAACATCGGGGCTGAGTGCTCCTCTAATTACTTGCCTGGATTTTCTTCTGGAAG ATAGAATAAGCTCAATTCCTATAGTTGCTGATAATGGATCCCTTGTTGATGTCTACTCACTCAG TGATATCATGGCTCTGGCGAAGAATGATGTTTACGCTTGCATTGAACTTGAGCAATTGACCGTGGAGAAT GCTTTGGAGCTGCAATATCAGGTGAATGGGCGGAGACAGTGTCATACCTGTTTGAGCACGAGTACGTTGCTCGAGGTGTTGGATCAATTGTCTGTTCCAG GGGTGCGGCGGCTTGTCGTTATTGAACCGATGACTAGATTTGTGCAAGGAATTATCTCATTGAGAGACGCAATAACATTTCTCCTTGGATAA
- the LOC119364155 gene encoding sucrose nonfermenting 4-like protein isoform X4, producing the protein MGLVGTEFQVVFDLPPGLYQMWSFGSIQYRFLVDGVWRCDDTKPVVRDEYGLISNEMLVTLVENNTHPAVQLEQSPVRRMNLDEGTILTTMPPEPPSRNSGMQIAVFRHRVSEILLHNTIYDVVPVSSKIAILDARLPVKQAFHIMHDEGLALVPLWDDGQGTVTGMLTASDFVLILRKLQRNIRVLGHEELEMHSVSAWKEAKLQYYGGADVAGMQRRPLVHVKDSDNLRDVALTIIQNEISSVPIFKSSTDISGIPLLNLATLPGILKFLCSKLQEQPEGYPILRNQISSIPIGTWSQHTGRASTRQLRTSGLSAPLITCLDFLLEDRISSIPIVADNGSLVDVYSLSDIMALAKNDVYACIELEQLTVENALELQYQVNGRRQCHTCLSTSTLLEVLDQLSVPGVRRLVVIEPMTRFVQGIISLRDAITFLLG; encoded by the exons ATGGGGCTCGTTGGGACTGAGTTCCAGGTGGTGTTCGATCTCCCACCAGGGCTTTATCAG ATGTGGTCTTTTGGTTCAATTCAGTACCGCTTTTTGGTGGATGGTGTCTGGAGATGTGATGACACAAAACCTGTTGTACGTGATGAATATGGCCTGATCAGCAATGAAATGCTTGTCACACTTGTGGAGAATAATACACACCCGGCTGTACAGCTAGAGCAATCACCCGTTAGAAGAATGAATTTGGATGAGGGTACTATCTTGACAACA ATGCCACCAGAACCACCATCTCGAAACTCGGGCATGCAGATTGCAGTTTTCCGCCATCGGGTCTCTGAAATACTATTACATAATACCATATATGATGTTGTTCCTGTTTCTAGCAAG ATAGCAATTTTGGATGCTCGGCTTCCTGTCAAACAAGCATTTCATATTATGCATGATGAG GGCCTTGCTTTGGTTCCTCTTTGGGATGATGGCCAAGGAACCGTAACAGGCATGCTAACTGCTTCTGATTTTGTATTAATTTTGAGAAAG TTGCAGAGGAACATTCGAGTTCTGGGCCATGAAGAGCTTGAAATGCATTCAGTTTCTGCTTGGAAAGAAGCAAAACTGCAGTATTATGGAGGGGCTGATGTCGCAGGCATGCAAAGAAGGCCATTAGTTCAT GTTAAGGATTCGGATAATTTAAGGGATGTGGCACTGACTATAATACAAAATGAAATATCTTCAGTCCCTATCTTTAAGTCCTCAACGGATATATCAGGGATACCGTTACTTAATCTTGCAACTCTTCCAGGGATTTTGAAAT ttctttgctcaaagctccaagAACAACCAGAAGGTTATCCCATTTTGCGAAATCAGATTTCCAGTATTCCTATTGGTACATGGTCGCAGCATACTGGAAGGGCAAGTACTAGACAGCTTAGAACATCGGGGCTGAGTGCTCCTCTAATTACTTGCCTGGATTTTCTTCTGGAAG ATAGAATAAGCTCAATTCCTATAGTTGCTGATAATGGATCCCTTGTTGATGTCTACTCACTCAG TGATATCATGGCTCTGGCGAAGAATGATGTTTACGCTTGCATTGAACTTGAGCAATTGACCGTGGAGAAT GCTTTGGAGCTGCAATATCAGGTGAATGGGCGGAGACAGTGTCATACCTGTTTGAGCACGAGTACGTTGCTCGAGGTGTTGGATCAATTGTCTGTTCCAG GGGTGCGGCGGCTTGTCGTTATTGAACCGATGACTAGATTTGTGCAAGGAATTATCTCATTGAGAGACGCAATAACATTTCTCCTTGGATAA